In Haloplanus vescus, a single genomic region encodes these proteins:
- a CDS encoding MarR family winged helix-turn-helix transcriptional regulator gives MISKAGLAVLDTLSTGRKATPEELAAETGYSRDHLYDVLDELLAAGLLTETRGSSNQRRVRIAEHPVTEAYRTLLSEFSHVDWTELLSPATLRVCWYLDRPRHIADIADRLGITRQGVHSALSPLKHRALLSQSDSKYALRDEVSPLLAFVRATVEHEHRARVREIAPSATIAWCDPKRALVRLQTDEDTDALQAAPDWEMTGLGRFAAYGLQFFLAGEPPFWYAPDEELTAAEVVCHTLLLDSGSRRVSYSMLLIEAENIDQETLVETARWYDLESIMKALYRPLRGDFDRTDDLPVILPKKDEYMALKEQYGVS, from the coding sequence ATGATTTCGAAGGCCGGACTCGCCGTGCTTGACACGCTGAGTACCGGCCGTAAAGCAACACCGGAGGAACTGGCGGCTGAAACCGGATATTCACGAGACCATCTGTACGACGTACTCGACGAATTGCTCGCAGCGGGATTACTCACAGAAACGCGTGGGTCCAGCAATCAGCGTCGTGTCCGCATCGCGGAACATCCAGTTACCGAAGCGTATCGAACGCTGCTGTCGGAGTTCAGCCACGTGGACTGGACGGAACTGCTCTCCCCAGCCACACTCCGCGTGTGTTGGTATCTCGATAGACCACGACACATCGCTGATATCGCAGACCGACTCGGAATCACCCGACAAGGTGTCCATAGCGCGTTATCGCCGCTCAAGCACCGAGCGTTACTCTCCCAATCCGATTCGAAGTACGCCCTCCGGGACGAGGTCTCGCCGCTGTTGGCGTTCGTCCGGGCTACTGTAGAACACGAACATCGAGCCCGAGTCCGGGAAATCGCTCCCAGTGCCACGATCGCGTGGTGCGATCCGAAGCGAGCACTCGTTCGCCTACAGACCGACGAGGATACGGACGCACTCCAAGCAGCTCCGGACTGGGAGATGACCGGACTGGGCCGGTTTGCAGCGTATGGTCTACAGTTTTTCCTCGCCGGCGAGCCTCCGTTCTGGTATGCTCCGGACGAGGAGCTAACGGCTGCTGAAGTCGTATGCCATACGCTCCTTCTGGATAGCGGATCCCGGCGCGTCAGCTATTCGATGCTACTGATCGAGGCGGAGAACATCGATCAGGAGACACTCGTCGAGACCGCAAGGTGGTACGACCTGGAATCCATTATGAAAGCGTTGTATCGGCCACTTCGGGGCGACTTCGACAGGACAGATGATCTGCCAGTCATCCTCCCAAAGAAGGACGAATATATGGCACTAAAAGAGCAGTACGGAGTCTCGTAA
- a CDS encoding ArdC-like ssDNA-binding domain-containing protein, with translation MATTSDSSVSFEQTDTRSDEMNSTIEQWIDDLVAGVDDAQASEEFQEWLDVQSRFHDYSYRNTLLIKRQCPEATRVTGYRTWQEEFDRHVTEGESAIWIWAPIITKQCPECENSPSYHEDSDCDYDETSPEEWSEGLVGFKPAPVFDVSQTEGEPLPDLDTEATGDAGDLVGRLTGAADELGVTVRIIPEAEWTHGEAKGICEQLSLVGMQPRVEVRDRENDADLARTLIHEYAHALLHFDVDDDTERSKREVEAEAVAYVVGRYCGLDTSGSAFYLAAWESDDPEIVRDRLDRISSTAEELIDVAEDGA, from the coding sequence ATGGCTACGACTAGTGACTCGTCGGTCTCCTTCGAGCAGACCGACACACGATCCGACGAGATGAACAGCACCATCGAACAGTGGATCGACGACCTCGTCGCCGGCGTCGACGACGCGCAGGCCAGCGAAGAGTTCCAGGAGTGGCTCGACGTCCAGAGTCGTTTCCACGACTACTCCTACCGGAACACGCTCCTCATCAAGCGGCAGTGTCCCGAGGCGACCCGGGTGACGGGCTACCGGACGTGGCAGGAAGAGTTCGACCGCCACGTCACGGAGGGGGAGTCGGCCATCTGGATCTGGGCGCCGATCATCACGAAGCAGTGTCCAGAGTGCGAGAACTCGCCGAGCTACCACGAGGACAGTGACTGTGACTACGACGAGACGTCGCCTGAAGAGTGGTCCGAGGGCCTGGTCGGGTTCAAGCCCGCGCCGGTGTTTGACGTCTCTCAGACCGAAGGCGAGCCGCTTCCTGATCTCGACACGGAAGCAACCGGGGACGCCGGCGACCTCGTCGGTCGGCTGACTGGAGCCGCCGACGAACTTGGCGTGACGGTTCGGATTATTCCGGAAGCGGAGTGGACGCACGGCGAGGCGAAAGGCATCTGCGAGCAGCTGAGTCTCGTCGGTATGCAACCGCGTGTCGAGGTGCGTGATCGGGAGAACGATGCCGACCTTGCGCGGACGTTGATCCACGAGTACGCCCACGCCCTGCTCCACTTCGACGTCGACGACGACACCGAGCGGTCGAAACGCGAAGTCGAAGCCGAGGCGGTCGCGTACGTCGTCGGGCGGTACTGTGGGTTAGATACCAGCGGGTCGGCGTTCTACTTGGCCGCGTGGGAGTCGGACGATCCCGAGATCGTTCGCGACCGTCTCGACCGGATCAGTTCCACAGCAGAAGAGCTCATCGACGTAGCCGAAGACGGCGCTTGA
- a CDS encoding type IV toxin-antitoxin system AbiEi family antitoxin domain-containing protein: MSTIEQTQNIRQGLSTRESRLLAQLAGAGHQIISVDDIETTLEVPPNTAREIASRLTEKGWLDRLFSGTYLIIPLTAGEEAVYTTHEYLIAAHVAEPMYIGYYSALSHHGLTEQVPRTVYVVTPTRAQSREIHGVPYRVTTVTERKFFGFEPTSIEGTTVQVSNLEKTLVDCADHPEFCGGLRELATAMRTADDRGCDWDTVGEYLERLDNGAATKRIVYLADQLGIGLPAREELVASFTSGYSLLDPTRPDTGSTDSTYRLRINVEPATLEPTES; encoded by the coding sequence ATGAGTACCATAGAGCAAACACAAAATATACGCCAGGGTCTCTCGACTCGAGAAAGTCGACTCCTTGCACAACTCGCTGGCGCGGGTCACCAAATCATCTCCGTCGACGACATCGAGACGACGCTGGAGGTCCCCCCAAATACCGCCCGCGAGATCGCCTCCCGACTCACCGAGAAGGGCTGGCTCGACCGGCTCTTCTCGGGCACGTATCTCATCATTCCACTCACAGCCGGCGAGGAAGCCGTGTACACCACCCACGAGTACCTCATCGCCGCCCACGTCGCCGAGCCAATGTACATCGGCTACTACAGCGCCCTCAGCCACCACGGGCTGACCGAACAGGTTCCCCGGACGGTGTACGTCGTCACGCCGACCCGAGCGCAAAGCCGAGAGATCCACGGTGTCCCGTACCGCGTCACGACAGTCACCGAGCGGAAGTTCTTCGGCTTTGAGCCGACATCCATCGAAGGCACGACCGTTCAGGTCAGCAACCTGGAGAAGACGCTGGTCGACTGTGCGGACCACCCCGAGTTCTGTGGTGGCCTTCGAGAACTTGCAACCGCGATGCGCACCGCCGACGACCGGGGCTGCGACTGGGACACCGTCGGCGAGTACCTCGAACGCCTCGACAACGGCGCGGCGACCAAGCGGATCGTCTACCTCGCCGATCAGCTCGGCATCGGCCTCCCCGCCCGCGAGGAACTCGTCGCGTCGTTCACGAGTGGCTACTCGTTGCTGGACCCGACGCGACCCGACACCGGATCGACCGACAGTACGTATCGCCTCCGAATCAACGTCGAGCCAGCCACGCTGGAGCCGACGGAGTCCTGA
- a CDS encoding class I SAM-dependent methyltransferase, translated as MAELLFEDISSTYGKRILYPGCGKGELISAVERYFEDSVHDPPSGVAIDTEDEYVETVRENYTDQVEVRNGDYLSADARLDSFEFVLSYPPTVQWIDLSEEKQREYATSFAQISPDTARIHTGLLFLERSLHVLTEDGNGVFLTTRGFKTEETKGPFRSYLAPKVADVESVDRDHFEADIPHMLLKVNSPESEEFDPAVSSIRPDPSEVESQLMASATSPTISEPARHTATCFPELDVYSAEDDAAFVYLDLYYEDYDAAFVFDDPEQLEGLRGYVSRAEMEIRGEEPVTEHVLPLTDSDCVAPGEEVGTVIERLGRDGERFCFVGQPNDPEGIVTRFDLNKIPVYQYLYVLLAQFEIRLRKIIREHIPDWETETDIHIRTTYVGDLAPDKLAGGTVGKLLDILSEADEMQQLPVDLESYGATIWDVKDLRDAVAHYNPLVHSMSNDTESDWTAGDLRARHKLLRDIVESD; from the coding sequence ATGGCTGAACTCCTCTTCGAGGATATCAGCTCCACGTACGGGAAGCGAATCCTGTATCCGGGATGTGGGAAAGGTGAATTAATTTCTGCTGTGGAACGATATTTCGAGGACTCGGTGCATGACCCACCATCTGGGGTTGCGATCGATACAGAGGACGAGTATGTCGAGACGGTTCGAGAGAACTACACTGACCAAGTAGAGGTTCGGAACGGAGACTATCTGAGTGCGGACGCACGCCTTGACTCGTTTGAGTTCGTGCTTAGCTATCCGCCAACCGTCCAGTGGATTGATCTGAGTGAGGAAAAGCAGCGCGAGTATGCTACCTCCTTTGCTCAGATATCTCCGGATACAGCCCGTATCCATACCGGCCTGCTGTTTCTCGAACGGTCGCTACACGTCCTAACAGAGGACGGAAACGGTGTATTCTTGACTACGAGAGGATTCAAAACAGAAGAGACAAAGGGCCCCTTCCGCAGTTACTTGGCTCCGAAAGTTGCAGATGTTGAATCGGTTGATCGCGACCATTTTGAGGCCGATATTCCCCACATGCTCCTCAAAGTCAATAGTCCGGAGTCAGAGGAGTTCGACCCAGCGGTATCATCAATCCGACCAGACCCATCAGAAGTTGAGTCCCAACTCATGGCGAGTGCAACCTCACCGACAATCAGCGAGCCTGCTCGCCATACAGCGACATGTTTCCCGGAGTTGGATGTATATAGTGCTGAGGATGACGCTGCCTTCGTCTACTTAGATCTCTACTATGAGGACTACGACGCTGCATTCGTCTTCGATGATCCGGAGCAACTAGAGGGACTTCGTGGCTACGTCTCCAGAGCAGAGATGGAGATACGAGGTGAAGAGCCCGTCACCGAACACGTACTGCCGCTAACGGACTCAGATTGCGTCGCTCCCGGAGAAGAAGTCGGGACGGTAATTGAACGACTAGGAAGAGACGGAGAACGGTTCTGTTTCGTCGGCCAGCCAAATGATCCGGAGGGAATCGTGACCCGATTCGACCTGAACAAGATTCCCGTCTACCAGTATCTGTACGTGCTTCTCGCTCAGTTTGAAATTCGACTACGAAAGATCATCCGTGAACACATCCCGGACTGGGAAACTGAGACCGACATTCACATCCGCACGACCTATGTCGGCGATCTCGCACCTGACAAGCTAGCCGGGGGTACCGTAGGGAAACTACTTGACATCCTGTCTGAGGCCGATGAGATGCAGCAGCTACCGGTAGATCTAGAATCATATGGGGCAACAATATGGGATGTGAAAGACCTTCGAGATGCTGTTGCTCACTATAACCCGCTTGTTCACTCAATGAGTAACGACACGGAGAGCGATTGGACAGCAGGAGATTTACGTGCCCGACATAAGCTTTTGCGGGATATAGTAGAATCGGATTGA
- a CDS encoding DUF7568 family protein codes for MPRITNWSRESRTPTLAYRNTETGARAVLHRAPDSYRYKWRGAILVDGYPIWSRGFETKEATTFRNALREQPAPELNCPECPNDDVLVGEKTADGAKVQRWYDCPDCGYEAPSRIVYGPER; via the coding sequence ATGCCACGGATCACCAACTGGTCCCGGGAGAGTCGTACACCAACACTCGCGTATCGAAACACCGAGACTGGAGCGCGAGCCGTTCTACACCGGGCGCCGGATTCATACCGGTACAAGTGGCGCGGGGCGATCCTCGTCGACGGCTACCCGATCTGGTCGCGAGGCTTCGAGACGAAGGAGGCGACAACGTTCCGGAATGCGCTTCGGGAGCAGCCAGCGCCCGAACTGAACTGTCCGGAGTGTCCAAACGACGACGTCCTCGTCGGTGAGAAGACAGCTGATGGAGCGAAGGTACAGCGCTGGTACGACTGTCCGGACTGTGGGTACGAAGCCCCCTCGCGCATCGTCTACGGCCCTGAACGCTGA
- a CDS encoding PX domain-containing protein, translated as MHMVIYALVEAPTQHDALVEGKAVFDRLVGANPHGCAVFDYYCTFDEEDTTVAGKARWGDLPTAAPINSEEGGELLDRAWNATKEEFQRNLDRVKEALDELSDEAIMRDEDLARHAFHQVGAYEGPSIPMYDQHAMGIRHRDQLDRVLEEEEDSQTLWIVPADVHF; from the coding sequence ATGCATATGGTCATCTACGCGTTGGTCGAGGCACCGACACAGCACGACGCCCTTGTCGAAGGGAAAGCAGTCTTCGACCGTCTCGTCGGGGCGAACCCCCACGGCTGCGCCGTGTTCGACTACTACTGCACCTTCGATGAAGAGGATACGACGGTCGCCGGGAAGGCTCGCTGGGGAGACCTACCGACGGCAGCACCCATCAATTCAGAGGAGGGCGGTGAACTGCTCGATCGAGCCTGGAACGCCACCAAGGAAGAGTTCCAGCGGAATCTCGACCGCGTGAAGGAGGCGCTCGACGAGCTCAGCGACGAGGCGATCATGCGCGACGAGGACCTCGCCCGACACGCGTTCCATCAGGTCGGGGCCTACGAGGGGCCATCAATCCCGATGTACGACCAGCACGCGATGGGGATTCGCCATCGCGATCAGCTCGATCGTGTCCTCGAGGAAGAGGAAGACAGCCAGACACTCTGGATTGTCCCCGCAGACGTCCACTTCTGA
- a CDS encoding DUF7342 family protein → MTESSRDGVQSWTESMSARDRIRAVAESLREPRSVNWISEQADAAWSTTNEELQDLVDQGQLRRVEAGETTRYQPDYTRLLFEEIRTLIEENTREELRSELAAITEEIEEWQATYDVETWEELEQSLADGDLASAELRERRDVIAFWRENEEDRRLIKHALELYSDVEAAREQLTDVADRATS, encoded by the coding sequence ATGACCGAATCCTCGCGAGATGGGGTCCAATCGTGGACTGAGTCGATGAGCGCCCGCGACCGCATTCGGGCGGTCGCCGAGTCACTTCGGGAACCCCGCTCAGTTAACTGGATCAGCGAGCAGGCCGACGCTGCCTGGAGCACGACCAACGAGGAACTTCAGGATCTCGTCGACCAGGGCCAGTTGCGTCGCGTTGAGGCTGGCGAGACCACGCGCTACCAGCCAGACTACACGCGACTGCTCTTCGAGGAGATCCGCACGCTCATCGAGGAAAACACCCGCGAGGAGCTGCGGAGCGAATTGGCTGCGATAACCGAGGAGATCGAGGAGTGGCAGGCAACCTACGACGTCGAGACGTGGGAGGAACTTGAACAGTCGCTCGCCGACGGCGATCTCGCAAGTGCCGAGCTCCGCGAGCGCCGCGATGTCATCGCGTTCTGGCGTGAGAACGAGGAGGATCGTCGCCTCATCAAGCACGCACTGGAACTCTACTCCGACGTCGAAGCCGCCCGCGAGCAGCTGACCGACGTGGCTGACCGCGCCACGAGCTAA
- a CDS encoding DUF6735 family protein produces the protein MGHRALVAYERTDGQYTLHYSHWGAANLKLKHRISAESPFGGDNTDSKWAKQLLAELADGLEADAVDGYLTGEDRPSTVVEPKPHATDLTLEEIIADHLDYLHHEAFYVVSPTFEVTAYRTLWFGLQYDSETIDHGETVGNGALATVRWHDGDPVGDGHLKGQFRALKDVVGDMVDKGVFTQSTARQYLKQKLGEWVGKRQELRIPSGETPSQDATLSRS, from the coding sequence ATGGGTCACCGCGCACTTGTTGCGTACGAACGGACAGACGGACAGTACACGCTCCACTACTCTCATTGGGGTGCTGCGAACCTGAAGCTCAAGCACCGAATCTCGGCTGAGTCGCCGTTCGGTGGCGACAACACCGACTCAAAGTGGGCGAAACAGCTGCTGGCTGAACTGGCCGATGGCCTCGAGGCAGATGCCGTCGACGGCTACCTCACCGGCGAAGACCGGCCATCGACGGTCGTCGAGCCGAAGCCCCACGCCACCGACCTCACCCTCGAGGAGATCATCGCTGACCATCTCGACTACCTCCATCACGAGGCGTTCTACGTGGTGTCACCGACCTTCGAGGTGACCGCCTACCGGACGCTGTGGTTCGGCCTGCAGTACGATTCGGAGACAATCGACCACGGTGAGACGGTCGGGAACGGGGCGCTCGCGACCGTTCGGTGGCACGACGGCGATCCGGTCGGCGACGGCCATCTGAAGGGGCAGTTCCGGGCGCTGAAGGACGTCGTCGGCGATATGGTCGACAAGGGTGTGTTCACCCAGTCGACTGCTCGCCAGTACCTCAAGCAGAAACTCGGCGAGTGGGTCGGGAAGCGGCAGGAGTTGCGCATCCCGAGCGGTGAAACACCGTCTCAGGACGCGACACTTAGCCGCTCATAG
- a CDS encoding biosurfactant protein 1 produces MTDHNSDREAFQPVGEGALVPDPALDQPADSQPTRQREASHSGGYPDGTTDTDRACISCGASIPASQRKCRFCLEHELDAASASGAASSEQTLRGVIQFLVKSSTFYGAVAKGAAAAKLLTSGHDEPIDDCTLIYDLDDEPAPQLTERWPTLPAATEVTSAAGDALLTAARERTAWDERSDRSQTEIPRVYDERGQGIRDESSLEHTLDDSDQLWIVPAIAVERVPRETESTSTGAEIPTVTALECHHCTKETEHRFRTRESLPDETWTGQPIWECQVCGTGRYGPAPE; encoded by the coding sequence ATGACTGACCATAACTCAGACCGAGAGGCGTTCCAACCTGTCGGGGAGGGCGCTCTGGTGCCGGACCCAGCGCTGGATCAGCCAGCAGACAGCCAGCCCACCCGCCAGCGTGAGGCCTCGCATTCGGGTGGGTATCCGGATGGAACTACCGACACGGACCGAGCCTGTATCTCCTGTGGCGCATCGATCCCGGCGTCGCAACGAAAATGCCGGTTCTGTCTCGAACACGAACTCGACGCCGCGTCAGCGTCGGGTGCTGCGAGTTCCGAGCAAACACTCCGTGGTGTGATCCAGTTCCTCGTCAAGTCGTCGACGTTCTACGGCGCCGTGGCAAAGGGAGCAGCTGCAGCGAAACTCCTCACGTCAGGTCACGACGAGCCGATCGACGACTGTACGCTCATCTACGATCTCGACGACGAGCCCGCACCCCAGCTAACCGAGCGCTGGCCTACGCTCCCCGCTGCTACTGAGGTGACCTCAGCGGCTGGCGACGCGTTACTAACAGCGGCCCGTGAGCGGACAGCGTGGGACGAGAGGAGCGATCGTTCTCAGACGGAGATTCCACGCGTCTATGACGAGCGTGGCCAGGGAATTCGCGATGAGTCGTCCCTCGAGCACACGCTCGACGACAGCGATCAGCTGTGGATCGTCCCAGCAATCGCTGTGGAAAGAGTACCCCGCGAAACGGAATCCACCAGTACCGGAGCCGAAATCCCGACCGTAACAGCCCTCGAGTGCCATCACTGTACGAAAGAAACAGAACATCGGTTCAGGACACGCGAGTCGCTCCCTGACGAGACCTGGACGGGCCAACCAATCTGGGAGTGCCAAGTGTGTGGCACAGGTCGCTACGGGCCTGCTCCCGAATAG
- a CDS encoding DUF7567 family protein translates to MSLEVLDRHSEALFEFLWCPVCGQDVFTHIPFEGVFCKNCNTQVVLRESRENRGYEEAVLACFDTDSTWNLHVDEKLRRDLPDGSARAKILGAPGAYEIDWWSPAPGEDWEPVERGEFDDVEEPDEVSHLA, encoded by the coding sequence ATGAGTCTCGAAGTACTCGACCGACACAGCGAGGCACTGTTTGAGTTCCTCTGGTGCCCCGTCTGCGGGCAGGACGTGTTCACCCACATTCCCTTCGAGGGAGTGTTCTGCAAGAACTGTAACACGCAGGTCGTCCTCCGAGAGTCCCGAGAAAACCGTGGCTACGAGGAGGCTGTGCTCGCGTGCTTCGACACCGACTCGACGTGGAACCTTCACGTCGACGAGAAGCTCCGTCGCGACCTGCCTGACGGCTCGGCACGGGCAAAAATCCTCGGTGCACCGGGTGCCTATGAGATCGACTGGTGGAGTCCAGCACCTGGGGAGGATTGGGAGCCGGTCGAGCGTGGTGAATTCGACGACGTGGAGGAACCAGACGAGGTGTCACATCTCGCTTAG
- a CDS encoding DUF6610 family protein, protein MSLDLSPDSSTASDIAAARQADQIAFLHRAPFVADALALGFLPGFREDCGYQADQYQNLEIPVGMLDNDFRNPDLERFVDCFFEHEPQVGVIGDIYEPDAVDAHIAAAREIQASYPEAELIVVPKSRAVIDAIPETLVLGYSRGYADRLAHEFSDPADWRGRRVHILGGSPPKQLNAIRQLTRPTLTDEPPADIVGVDWNGLHRGAQFGEFWTADGWDDSGRDADHVTVRKTVRHSLARVREFWRGHGIWPETTPEDEGLNVEYEGPSPAVLEDAVCTECGTNVWRTRRGPYVAEYDTGAICGYCSYECYFSHRHRNNLEEIAGEQSVYLPPA, encoded by the coding sequence ATGTCCCTCGATTTGAGTCCAGACTCCAGCACGGCTAGCGACATCGCTGCTGCCAGACAGGCAGACCAGATAGCGTTCCTGCATCGAGCCCCATTCGTCGCTGATGCGTTGGCCCTCGGGTTTCTCCCCGGGTTTCGAGAAGACTGTGGGTATCAGGCAGACCAGTACCAGAACCTCGAGATTCCGGTGGGGATGCTCGATAACGACTTCCGCAATCCCGACCTGGAACGATTCGTCGATTGCTTCTTCGAGCACGAGCCACAGGTCGGTGTCATCGGCGACATCTACGAACCAGATGCCGTCGACGCCCACATCGCTGCCGCTCGCGAGATCCAAGCGAGCTACCCCGAGGCCGAGCTCATCGTCGTTCCGAAGTCGCGGGCGGTGATCGATGCGATACCCGAGACCCTCGTCCTCGGATATTCACGGGGATACGCCGACCGCCTGGCCCACGAGTTCTCCGACCCAGCCGATTGGAGAGGACGACGCGTCCATATCCTCGGCGGGAGTCCGCCCAAGCAGCTCAACGCCATTCGACAGCTGACCAGACCGACACTCACGGACGAGCCACCAGCCGACATCGTCGGCGTCGACTGGAACGGGCTACATCGTGGCGCACAGTTCGGTGAGTTCTGGACGGCCGACGGCTGGGACGACAGCGGTCGCGACGCCGACCACGTCACCGTCCGAAAAACAGTGCGCCACAGCCTCGCTCGCGTCCGTGAGTTTTGGAGGGGCCACGGGATCTGGCCCGAAACGACACCGGAAGACGAGGGGCTCAACGTCGAGTACGAGGGACCGAGTCCTGCCGTTCTCGAGGACGCCGTCTGTACCGAGTGCGGGACGAACGTCTGGCGAACTCGCCGCGGCCCGTACGTGGCCGAATACGATACCGGCGCAATCTGTGGATACTGCAGCTACGAGTGCTACTTCAGCCACCGTCACCGAAACAACCTGGAGGAGATCGCCGGCGAGCAGAGCGTCTACCTCCCGCCGGCGTGA
- a CDS encoding transcription initiation factor IIB has product MRREQTRGRWRSKAERNLAHGLGEVRRLASTLELSESIRDQACQLFRSAQSEDLLRGRSIEAIGAASIYGTCRCNQHPLLLEDVVDAARVESTRVTNAYRTLNRELELPAPPMRPTSFVPRLISALELDHDIRRHANELAERAEGTALTNGCQPSGVAAACVYLAAQEQGALITQSTVASAAEVSVVTLRSRRDELQAM; this is encoded by the coding sequence ATGCGACGTGAGCAGACCCGTGGCCGGTGGCGGTCCAAAGCGGAACGGAATCTCGCACACGGGTTGGGCGAGGTACGCCGGCTGGCGAGTACGCTCGAACTCTCCGAGTCGATTCGTGACCAAGCCTGTCAGCTCTTCCGGAGCGCTCAGAGCGAGGATCTGCTTCGTGGCAGATCCATCGAAGCCATCGGTGCAGCGAGCATCTACGGTACCTGCCGATGTAACCAACACCCGCTCCTCCTCGAGGATGTCGTCGACGCCGCCAGAGTCGAGTCCACTCGTGTCACCAACGCCTACCGAACACTGAATCGCGAATTAGAGCTCCCAGCACCACCAATGCGCCCGACGTCGTTCGTTCCGCGGCTGATCTCGGCGCTGGAGTTAGACCACGACATTCGCCGACACGCGAACGAACTCGCAGAACGCGCCGAGGGAACAGCCCTCACGAACGGCTGTCAGCCATCGGGCGTCGCGGCCGCTTGCGTCTATCTGGCTGCCCAAGAGCAGGGCGCGTTGATTACCCAATCCACCGTCGCGTCGGCAGCAGAGGTGTCAGTCGTGACGCTCCGAAGCCGGCGAGACGAACTCCAAGCGATGTGA
- a CDS encoding restriction endonuclease, producing MAVLDDLSGFEFEDLMEDVFRNLGYENVRQAERTADEGRDVIMEEVVDGTRRAIIVECKHTGTVGRPVVQKLHSAIATFDFDGPKRGMVVTTGRFTNPAQEYADRLQQNDDPHPIELLDGEDLREIADEIGLDLYNGRIEILCDETLRPYDPAADVDAPVQEAFRDIENIEAADLPVPHSQVTFRPVVAITADTNAVFETSVGVIHRINDRTQFVVHAERGHPKVADDEVATLVTENFHATVPLDTGQLTEVFDDVDERRFGQTQTEYKEWAVDRIQDYHTTTVTYTGDNNVTYNKTCEPNLSDISVQSIEPVYLPEVRQTTEILEYSYPYEYYAAGPSRVTLEDGIHRCVHCKTSGVDETYTYCPNCGAIACDTHIKTERLEGEPVCTGCAVTERFALKRKYFYDEENLDAFRKEYAEMPIHEKAMENKLLAGGSVVATLLLVVGLLVIGGII from the coding sequence ATGGCTGTACTGGACGACCTCTCGGGATTCGAGTTCGAGGACTTGATGGAGGACGTCTTCCGGAACCTCGGCTACGAGAACGTCCGTCAGGCCGAGCGGACGGCCGACGAGGGGCGCGACGTCATCATGGAGGAGGTCGTCGATGGGACGCGACGGGCGATCATCGTCGAGTGTAAGCACACTGGGACGGTCGGCCGGCCGGTTGTCCAGAAGCTCCACTCGGCGATCGCGACGTTCGACTTCGACGGCCCCAAACGCGGAATGGTCGTCACGACTGGCCGGTTCACGAATCCTGCTCAGGAGTACGCCGACCGCCTCCAGCAGAACGACGACCCTCATCCAATCGAGTTACTCGATGGCGAGGACCTCCGGGAGATCGCCGACGAAATCGGTCTCGATCTCTACAACGGGCGCATCGAGATCCTCTGTGACGAGACGCTCCGACCGTACGACCCGGCGGCGGATGTCGACGCACCTGTCCAGGAGGCGTTCCGCGACATTGAGAACATCGAGGCCGCGGATCTGCCGGTGCCGCACTCGCAAGTGACGTTCCGACCGGTGGTTGCGATCACCGCCGACACGAACGCTGTCTTCGAGACCTCAGTCGGTGTCATCCACCGGATCAACGACCGTACACAGTTCGTTGTCCACGCTGAGCGCGGCCATCCGAAGGTGGCCGACGACGAAGTCGCGACGCTGGTCACCGAGAATTTCCACGCGACGGTTCCCCTCGATACCGGGCAGCTTACCGAGGTATTCGACGATGTCGACGAACGACGGTTCGGCCAGACCCAAACGGAGTACAAGGAGTGGGCTGTTGACCGCATCCAGGATTACCACACGACGACGGTGACCTACACCGGCGACAATAACGTCACGTACAACAAGACGTGTGAGCCCAATCTCTCGGACATCTCAGTGCAATCGATTGAGCCGGTGTATCTACCTGAGGTTCGGCAGACGACAGAGATACTGGAGTACTCGTATCCGTACGAATACTATGCTGCTGGCCCCTCACGGGTCACTCTGGAGGACGGGATTCATCGCTGCGTCCACTGCAAAACGAGCGGCGTCGACGAGACGTACACCTACTGTCCGAACTGCGGGGCGATCGCCTGCGACACCCACATCAAGACCGAACGGCTCGAAGGGGAGCCGGTCTGTACCGGCTGTGCGGTGACCGAACGGTTCGCGCTGAAGAGGAAGTACTTCTACGACGAGGAGAATCTCGACGCGTTCCGAAAGGAGTACGCCGAGATGCCGATCCACGAGAAGGCGATGGAGAACAAGCTGCTGGCTGGCGGGAGCGTGGTTGCGACGCTGCTGCTCGTCGTCGGACTCCTCGTGATCGGCGGCATCATCTAA